tttattagactataatatatgatatatatatatatatatatatataatatacatataattaaattaaaatgagtAGATTACAGTCTATTTGAAACAATGCTCTTCCAGACAAAGGTTTGGGATGCCTCTGTTGTTCACCCACCTGGCGTCTGCATGTCTTTTGAGGTGTACCTGTAGAAGCCAGAGGAAAGGGTGCTGGGGTAGGAACAGTCCCACACACAATGCTAGGAACTGCCAGCCCTAGAGAACAGCACAAAATGTGTTGTCAAATGTCCCCAATATATATAACATACGTATCTacctacaataaatacaatacagAACACTAAAAGGAGAaataagacaaacaaacaaaagattaaCAGAGCATGGGAAATGATGTTGTTTTCTACTTCCTTGTTTACTTTGTGTTGCAGACACTACTTTTTACTTCTACCATTTACTTCTGCTTGGCGACTTTGTGTTTGCCAAAAACGCTCTTACTGAGCCCCAACTCAAACAAAATAATTGGTTGAAACACATATGAAGCACAATAATGTGAAACGCTCCATTCATCAAGATTTTAGCTTGTCTGCCAGGAAACTTTAGATtttaatctaaagtctgatctATCAGACTACTCTGGCTCTACAAAGGGCAGGTATGAGCACACTTTTCTTATAAGCTCCCCCTGCCGGCTTGAAATGTTAATGAATATGTTCCTGGCACCATCTTGAAAAAACAAATCCAGGAAGTCAGTCACTGACAGTTCAACCCATTCCTTTACCCAAACCGAACACACTGATCTCACAATACCCTCACTACAAAACAACATGATGTGCCTCTGCTGCCACCAAGTGGTGGCGGTGTGTACCTGCAGTGGCCCTGGCTGGCCGTGGGGCTCTCTCTTGCGGGTCTGCTTGATGAGCTGGCAGAAGAACTCGTTCTGCAGCTCTGGGTGGGCCAGGCACACCTGCAAGGCACTCTGGGCCAGAGACACGTGGTAGTCGATGGCCGGCGCGTCGATGGCAACGTTGATGAAGAGTTGGCAGGTCTAAGCGCAGTGGAACacaaaagaggaagagggaggattTTTCAAATTACCATGGCAACATGGTCTATTCATCACATCATGATCTGTTCGTCCATTCTTAGACTTTCTGGTCCCAGTTTCTGTACCCCAGTTAAAAGACATTGATTTTTAGAAatgtagacacaaacacacacacacacacacacacacacacacacacacacacacacacacacacacacacacacacacacacacacacacacacacacacacacacacacacacacacacacacacacacacacacacacacacacaaacacgaacttGGAGGTTCAAAGCTAGACTAGCTAGGCTAGACTATCCCCGCCACAGTTGAACCTATTGTAGTGTGTTGTACAGTAGGAGGAGGATTAGATGGAACACCTTGAAGAGTTTGACAGCCTCCGTCTGCAGTGCCTGAGAGGGCAGGGTGGTGAGAGGGGAGACCAGAGCATCCTTACTGAAACACAACACCGGGTGCCTCCAGGTCGGagaatctacacacacacacacacacacgcacgcgcgcacacacacacacacacacacacacacacacacacacacacacacacacacacacacacacacacacacacacacacacacacacacacacacacacacacactcaatttgTTTGtgatacacacattcatgtacagcacactgtattatttaatagatggatatctatatgtatataacTTTCCATTAACACTGCCATTTCGGTATCCTTGTCTGATCTAAGGCGGGGCTTAATAAACTGGAGCAACAAAAGACAAGTGGTGCAGTGTGAAGTATAACACTGTGTGAGGTGAAGCAATGTGTGAAGTAAAGCACTGTGTGAGGTAAAGCAATGTGTGAGGTTAAGCACAATGTGAGGTAaagcactttgtgtgtgtgtgtgtgtgtgtgtgtgtgtgtgtgtgtgtgtgtgtgtgtgtgtgtgtgtgtgtgcatgtttgtttgtgtgcgtgtgtgtgtttgtctctcggtgtgtctgtgtgtatgtgtgagagaggccGAGTCAGAACTCACTCGGGTCCCCGTCCAGTTGGAACAGCTTGCCGGCCAGCTGTTCGAACTCTGTGCCCACCTTGCCAAGCAGGGCCCCAGCCGCCACAGACAGGTGGTACAGCCACGACTCCTGGAGACCCAGACACAGCCCCCCGCCTCAGTACATCACCAGCATCCTCCAGCGTTGGGGTTATTTGGTTAGGTCTTGAAAGCCCCTGTCTCATCTCTGCTATCACCCACAAATAAATCTAAACTGCGTAATGTCCTTCCgcacattgtgttttttttatggaacAGCATATTTCTATATTTTGTTGTGAATcaatacctacacacacattgtgtatacattgtgacctctgaccttctcGTGCCGGGACTCGATGAGCAGGTAGGTGGGCCCTTGTTCCTGAGGATGGACGGCGATGGTGAAGGGCGCGGCCTGCAGGCCTTGCCCACAGGCCTTCAGGTTCTCGTCCGAGTCCCGGGACGCGTCCACCTCGTCCACCTGAGACTCCCACAGCTTGATCTGGCCCAGGGGGAACTGTCGGCCACACACAGTGCGTCAACTCTCCAGCACTACATTTGACCAGTACATTTTTGAAGTTTGAATACAAAAATGGACTCTTTTGTAACCCACCTTGTCCTCTTGACTGCGGAAGTAGTACAGCGTTTTACCGATCAGGGCGCACCACACCCGCTTGGAGTAGCCGTGCTTCACCTGccacagagacaacacacaAGCTGTTGTTTACCCCCCGGCGACCCGTTGGGACTCATGTCCTACAACTAAGAATGGGATCCCAAAGCTTCCTTTCCCAAAACTATGAAATACTGACACAGCTGCAATGCAGTCGATACTTCTCTGTATAATGTAAGGTTTTGGGTGCAAAATATATACAACCTTAGCATGGCTACGACTCTCCAGTgggaagaaaaaacacacattttacatGAGAGCCTAAAGctgaactacggagtcccccaTGTATAATCAACCCTGCTCCTGAAGCAGGTTCCCAGTGTGAGCGGTATGGAGggctccccggggggggggtcaccttgAGGAGCAGCCCCTTCATGCTGGGCCGGACGTCGGGCTGGGTGAAGAGGGGGCTGGCGGCCTTCAGCCTCAGCACGCTCTGCAGCACCCTCAGCCACTCCTCCAGCAGGTTGGGCGAGTCGGCCTTCAGGTAGCACACACGCCTCCCTGTCACCACCTGTAGGGCAGTGGGGAAGAGGTGGAGGGTTTAATGGACCAGGATGTGGAGGCACAGAACAGGATGAGAGGTGATTGGGTTCATTAGTTGAGTTGTTTGGTAATTGGGGGCATTGTACTTGAGGGGTTACCGGGCCTGAACCTCAACGTCCACAGCCTAACCCATAGGCATTAGAGCAAGACACCCAACCCCAGACCTGCTTCTGAGTATCATGGATCTATATTCACTCTTATTCGCTTCAAATAAAAGGTTCTGcgaattataaataaataataacactGTCTGCAAAGAAGATTTTGTGTAGGAATTTTGCACATAGTCTGAGATCCGAACAtataattacataaaatgtTGGCTATAAGTACTATTTCAAACGTAAAGAAGACTATAGAGAGATAGAGTcataaacaaacaatacacaccaTAAGATTCGATTTTCATTGTAAATTATAGGCAATGGCCTCAGACATGCAACCAACAGTACAGATCTTCACACAGGTGACATTTAGCAAGGGGGCTGGTGTACCTGTAGCACTTGCTTCCCATCGCCGCGGGAGATGCTACTGGTAGCGTTGACCTCTATCTGACCCTGAGGTCTACGGATGACATCGCTCTGGAGAAACCAATCACAAGGTGTTGTTGGTTGAGAGGTTATTTGAAGATTCTGCACATGTTTCAAGAATGAGCCGTTAGCCTGAATTAAACCCATTTAAAGCCCTTGCCGCCCCACAGGAAAGTCATCATTAAGAACTTTAACAGTTGTTTTTAAGAAGCATTTCAGAAAATATTCACTAGATTCAAAGCCGAGTGGGAGAGCTGACAAAACCTTGCATTAACCAATTGTTTGAAAGCATATGGCAACAATTACATCTAAATGGTTTATACCTTAAATGAccacattttatatttattgtgaAAGTGAGGGTAAAAAAACCTTTTAAATCAATCTTAAATAAACATTTGCTAATAAGATTATGAAATGTATATCTAAGAAGCTTGGTGTAAGTGTCATTTATAACTTGTAATCCCTAAAGGATCCAGTTGGATGTATTCAACAATATGAACaactctgtgtgttgtgtgggacCCACTGATCAACAGTATAACACTGTGTGTTGTGATCAACAGTATAACACTGTGCGTTGTGATCAACAGTATAACACTGTGTGTTGTGATCAACAGTATAACACTGTGCGTTGTGATCAACAGTATAACACTGTGCGTTGTGATCAACAGTATAACACTGTGTGTTGTGATCAACAGTATAACACTGTGCGTTGTGATCAACAGTATAACACTGTGCGTTGTGATCAACAGTATAACACTGTGCGTTGTGATCAACAGTATAACACTGTGCGTTGTGATCAACAGTATAACACTGTGCGTTGTGATCAACAGTATAACAGCGTGTGTTGTGATCAACAGTATAACACTGTGTGTTGTGATCAACAGTATAACAGCGTGTGTTGTGTTGGACCCACCGGCGACTTATAGTACAGCAGCTCTCCATCTTTAAGGACAAACCAGCGTCTCTTCCAGGTCTTCTTCCAGGTCTTCACCATCTTCAGCAGATACCCAGACTTCTCCATGGGCTCCTGAAGGAATAACCGTCGCAGTTTACCAATAGAACACCACAAGATGACAGAATATTGTATTAACAGTAACTTCAAAACGTTTGGCACAGCCTGAGGATATCAGACTACAGCGAGAACATAGCATGACTCTGAAAAGGTGATAAAAGtgataaaataatgaatgccTTAAGCCTTGAAGCTATTTATTCTTCACTATTTTGTCATCTAACAAAATTCTAAGCGATCTAACTTGTGTTCTCTTAACCAGGAGACCACCCTGATCACAAATGTGATCCTTCTGAATGATCCCGAGGACAGCCATCACTCTGTCCTTACGGTCTTCCCGTTGTCGCTGGCCGAGGAGCAGGTCTTGGGGAGCTTCTGTTCGGGTTCAGAGCAGTCGGTGTCGGTGGTGTAGGCATCAGGGGGGATGGCGTAGTCACTCTCCGACGTCACGGAGGACATGGACACGGCTTGGAGGAAAAACCACAAGAACAATTTCTTGTCAACAATATATGtgaaaaatatttgaaatatttAGTATTAGTATGTATTGAATATATTAGTTTATTAAGTATAGACAGTTAAGATCGATAAgtatatttatcatatttatttaaCTCTCAAACGCTAATAAATAAAAGGAATCTCCAAACAGCAACGAatggcacacacacgccccaTTGAGCTTCATTCATAGGAGAACTTGTAGCACACATAAACCCCTTCAACACAAGCAGCCTGTGCGGGTAATCAAAGGCACATTCAATCCGTTCTTCACTTTCCCTGCATACGCTGACGTTGTAAAATGGCTGCTTAAGTTCCGGCATAACATTATGTGtggacaatgcaacattaacgGCACAAGCTTTGCATTGTAAAACACACATTTTACGCATACACGGTAAACACGTGCGTGgggttaatatatatatatattaaactgCAAATAGACTCCAAGGTAATACGTTATTTCTGGAAATTTGAATTGTAACATTTCCCTGCGTGAGCATCAGAATCTGCCACCTTTACCAGAAAATGTATTACGGCAATTTAAGGCATTCGTGTATGGgtctataaatacacacacaccaataaggcttgtgtgtgtgtgtgtgtgtgtgtgtgtgtgtgtgtgtgtgtgtgtgtgtgtgtgtgtgtgtgtgtgtgtgtgtgtgtgtgtgtgtgtgtgtgtgtgtgtgtgtgtgtgtgtgttgttgtaccTCTCTTCAGGGAGCGCGGGCTCCCGGGGCTGCTGTCCTTGCGGGAGCTGGACCCTGAGGTCCGCGAGCTGCAGAgagacccctcctcctccccggagCTGGACTCCTCCTCCGAGCTGGACTCCTCCTCGCAGAACGCACTGCCGCTCAGCAGGGTGGCCTtctgcagtcacacacacacacacacacacacacacacacacacacacacacacacacacaatgcttaaTTTCAATGAAAATAACAACATCATCCAAGATacagttttattttttactactGCTGGTTCTTTGTGATCTTGATCACAATATAACATCAGAAAATCAAGACAGAGCTTAAAAAGCTGATATTCAAGTATCTTTTCCCGAAGAAAACAACGACTTTTTGTCGTTAACGATGAACTTTTTGTCCATCGTTATTTTGTGTCTGCAATGCCTACCCCCTTCAGCGTGGTGTAAACAGGTGTGGTCATGTTGTTATAGATGAGGGAGGTGTAGAACACAAAGGCAGGATATGAGGACTGCAGGGAAGGGTCTGAAATGTAAAACAACACTTCAGCCACCTCAGAGGTACGTGCCACACAGCCAATAGACCACACTTAATAACTAAGCAATAGATTCCCATTCCCCTCCAACTTGCCTTTGCCAGCAGGGTCTGTACAGGACGTCTCTGAAAGTCTGATTCCTGACTTGGCCACGGCATAGATACGACTCTCCTGTaggaagtaaacacacacattttaactgCATAACAAGTTAGCTGTATTTAAATTAATGCATTATTCTGGAGGACTGATAGTCCATATCTTCTTCCCTGCCCGATGCCCGTGGACATTATTAGTCAGGTATAGCCGTCGCAACCTATGGATAACAACCTATCAGCCAGCCATCTGGATGCTGTATAATCTAGAGAGCACTTCTTCTCAGCACTACTAAAGACTTACTTGGTTTGGGCTATACACTTGCTGTTATGGTCTAAAATGGGATTTGTGCAATTATTGATTCACTTTCACATACCTTATCTCATTTGAATGTGTATATATTCGAATACGCTAGCTGTGTCTCACCACAAACATTTCAATAAGTTATACTTAATAAAACTTGACCTCCAGAGGTCAAACAGTGTGCTTCCTACCCATGATGGGAACCTGTGCAGCGGGGGGGTCGGGGGTTTGCTGCCTGGTGCCGCGCTGTGCGGCTCCAGACTCTCCCCCGCCTCCTTGCTCCGTGTGTCGCCCGGGCTTTGGGGCGCTGGCGCTGCCGGAGAGCCTGGGACCTCCTGCGGGCCCGTCTCCATGACGACCTCCCGCCTCGGCTCCTGGTCCCCGTCGAGGTCGGTCTCCTGGGGCCGCGGCGGGCGCAGCAGGCTGAGCGCGTTGCGCGTGCGCCCGTGGGCGCTCTCGCTGTAGACGGGCGGCTGGCTCAGGTGCTTCTTGGCCTGGGCCACGCTCAGCACCCCGAAGCCCTGCGCCGGGGTGCGCAGCCGGGGCTGTttgggggaggcgggggtgtCCCGGGGGTCCCGGGGCGGGTTAGGGCGCTTGGGGGTAGGGGCCGGTGTGGCGCCGCTCAGAGGATCAGCgggcgaggaggagaaggacgagTCCAGCCGCTGGGACTGGAAGCGCTGGTTGAGCTCCTCGGAGGTGAGGTCGTCCGGCTTGGAGGGCGCCGTGCGGGCGCCGTCCTCCCTGTCCcccgccgccggccccccgcCGCACGGCGCCTCGTGCAGGCTGAAGCGCGGCCGCTCCACGCGCTGCATGTCTTCGTCGAACAGGGAGCTGCTGTCGTCGGAGGCCGTCAGGTAGTACTCGCTGCCGGGGCGGCTGAGCTGCAGCGCGCCGGGGGCCGCGCCCACGCCTGGGCGTGGCCCGGCCCCGTCGCTAGCTCCGCCCGGCTGGCCGTCAGGAGCGGGGCCAGAGTCCACCCCGGGGGCCTCCTCGCCGGTCTCGTCGCCGGTCTCCTCTCCGTCCATCTCTGAGAGggcggtgttgttgttgttgtggctccTCGCTGGCAAAGAAAACAATCAGGAACAAACACTAATAAAGGCATTTTCATTTCTTGGAAGGAGGGGGGACGTGTGATCCCTGTGGCTAGGACCCCTGTGTGATACTTTCTTAGTACCATTGTTGTGTCGgagcgttataatgagcgatgttgcGCTATAGTTCTCACCGCTGTTGCCTCCCCCCCACTTGGCCTCTCTCAGGGGCTGAGCGCTGACGGTTCTCTGGGACGGTTCTGGTCCGGTCAGGACCTGAGGGCTCTTCCCCCGCACCTGGAAGCAGCCGAAGGTCAGGCTGCTGAGGCGCTGGGCCTCCCCTGGCCGGGGCCCCACCCCCGCTGATAGCCCACGTTTCTGTTCCAGGGCTGGACCAGAGGGAAGCCCAacagtaaacacacagacacacacagttcagtCCTCC
This genomic window from Gadus macrocephalus chromosome 15, ASM3116895v1 contains:
- the plekhh2 gene encoding pleckstrin homology domain-containing family H member 2 gives rise to the protein MAEGEEAMSQEDWKEKCLVLEALLMKFRVQIIKIRELTGDKIQQLEMQVIDAEKRAFNAQQQMQWVGEKLQAPDGQAGGSEVRLLGRCQELQALLQEKGEAVVLLEQQLEEQKQIRLQDSKTVEEKAAKIKEWVMLKLSDFEMENAALRESNRQQEAQIQELQKQVLALEQKRGLSAGVGPRPGEAQRLSSLTFGCFQVRGKSPQVLTGPEPSQRTVSAQPLREAKWGGGNSARSHNNNNTALSEMDGEETGDETGEEAPGVDSGPAPDGQPGGASDGAGPRPGVGAAPGALQLSRPGSEYYLTASDDSSSLFDEDMQRVERPRFSLHEAPCGGGPAAGDREDGARTAPSKPDDLTSEELNQRFQSQRLDSSFSSSPADPLSGATPAPTPKRPNPPRDPRDTPASPKQPRLRTPAQGFGVLSVAQAKKHLSQPPVYSESAHGRTRNALSLLRPPRPQETDLDGDQEPRREVVMETGPQEVPGSPAAPAPQSPGDTRSKEAGESLEPHSAAPGSKPPTPPLHRFPSWESRIYAVAKSGIRLSETSCTDPAGKDPSLQSSYPAFVFYTSLIYNNMTTPVYTTLKGKATLLSGSAFCEEESSSEEESSSGEEEGSLCSSRTSGSSSRKDSSPGSPRSLKRAVSMSSVTSESDYAIPPDAYTTDTDCSEPEQKLPKTCSSASDNGKTEPMEKSGYLLKMVKTWKKTWKRRWFVLKDGELLYYKSPSDVIRRPQGQIEVNATSSISRGDGKQVLQVVTGRRVCYLKADSPNLLEEWLRVLQSVLRLKAASPLFTQPDVRPSMKGLLLKVKHGYSKRVWCALIGKTLYYFRSQEDKFPLGQIKLWESQVDEVDASRDSDENLKACGQGLQAAPFTIAVHPQEQGPTYLLIESRHEKESWLYHLSVAAGALLGKVGTEFEQLAGKLFQLDGDPNSPTWRHPVLCFSKDALVSPLTTLPSQALQTEAVKLFKTCQLFINVAIDAPAIDYHVSLAQSALQVCLAHPELQNEFFCQLIKQTRKREPHGQPGPLQGWQFLALCVGLFLPQHPFLWLLQVHLKRHADARTEVGKYAIYCQRSLERTQQKGERQARPPRMEILSILLRNPYHHSLPFSVPVHFLNSAYQVVSCDASTTVEEFQCRLNQDSGVRKTAQSGFSLYTDDPTGRDLEHCLQGGIKVCDIISKWEQASKEQHTGKSENTRTVRLTYKNRLYFSPQVRGESERERLLLAYQTNEAILAGHFPVNKELSLEMAALLAQVEFGDFERPFSAAGSAQTKSVQTLKQVLERFYPKHYRKTTSEEQLRQLLQRLSVRWASLRGRSSPECVRIYLTVARKWPFFGAKLFEAESVTASPEQGARVWLAVHEDGISVLEHNSMKPLVSLPYKNLGTFGGCNQDLMLVVGQSAGQNTSKDKPTEKHLFAMPTSKIREMTLLISSYVNSAHQLKAAAHHLSAPALLVAQPVTLKSKELRSKSPQAKGRTSKAPTLL